Part of the Eshraghiella crossota genome is shown below.
TTAAAGAAGAAACATCTGAAGAAGATTTAAGTAAGGCAGGAGAAGAACTTGCAGAAGTATTCAAGAAAGCCCTTAACAACGACAAGCTTACCGTTAAGGCAGAAAAGCTCGTTGATAAGAATATATCTTCAATGATTACCGTTAATGAAGAATCAAAGAGAATGGCAGATATGATGAAGATGTATGCTTCTTCAGGTATGGATATGTCAATGTTTGGCGAGACGGGAGAGACACTTGTGCTTAACCTCAATAACGAACTCGTTAAATATGTACTTGACAATCCACAGAGTGATAATGTTACAATGATATGCGAGCAATTATATGATCTGGCTAAGCTTAGTCATGAGCCACTTAAGCCTGAACAGATGACTGCTTTTATTGCAAGAAGTAACGAGATATTGAAACTCCTTGCAAAATAACATTTTTGCAGGATATATATGAACAATAATAATGAGACAGAAGATATAGAATATCTTGATATAGACCTTGATGAGTCCGAAACTGAATTTATGGTGGATTCAAGCAACGATAATTCAGAAGAGATTAAGAAATATAATGCTGAGAAGAAAAGGCATATTGTTAAAGAAATATTCACTTATGTTATGATAATTGCCATAGCATTTGGAATAGCATTTATCCTTAATAAGTTCATTATAATTAATGCACACGTTCCTTCATCGTCGATGGAGTCTACAATTAATACAGGTGACAAGCTTATCGGATTCAGGCTGGCATATCTTTTTAAAGAGCCTGAAAGAGGAGACGTGGTAATATTCAGGTATCCGGACGATGAGAGCCAGATATTCATAAAGCGTGTTATCGGACTTCCCGGTGATAAGATAGAGATTGCCGATGGCAGGCTTATTATCAACGGAGAGGCTATGGTTGAAGATTATGTCAAAGAACCGATGACGGGTAGCTTCGGACCGTATGAGGTTCCCGAAGGATGCTACTTTATGTTAGGCGATAATCGTAATATTTCACAGGATTCAAGATATTGGAAAAACACTTATGTCAGCAGGAAAAATATTCTTGCGAAAGCGTGGTTCAGGTATTCGCCTTCATTTACAAAAATTCAATGATTATCGGCACACCGGATATATATCCGGTGTGCTTTTGCGGTAAAAAGACATTGCAGGGACTATCGGATAATACATGGCCTTGTACTTATGTACCATAAGCATGGTACTGATTTACTATTTATTTTTTATACAAAATAATACATAATATGATTATATTAAGAGAGTGAGAAATTATGGATTTAAAAGCTTTTAACTATGATCTGCCGGAGGAACTTATAGCACAGGACCCTCTGGAGGATCGTTCTTCCTCAAGACTTATGGTATTACATAAGGATACCGGCAGAATTGAACACAAGATATTCAGAGATATAATTGACTATCTCAATCCCGGAGACTGCCTTGTAATCAACGATACTAAGGTAATTCCAGCCAGACTTATGGGCATTAAAGAAGATACGGGTGCAGCTATAGAAGTTCTGCTGCTTAAGCGTAATGCGGATGATGTATGGGAATGTCTTGTAAAACCCGGTAAGAAAGCAAGAACCGGTGCAAGAATTGTATTCGGTGAAGGACTTCTTGTTGGAGAGATTGTGGACGTTATAGAAGACGGCAACAGAATGATTAAGTTCCATTACGAAGGTATTTTTGAAGAGATACTTGATAAGTTAGGACAGATGCCGTTGCCTCCTTACATTACACATAAGCTTCAGGATAAGAACAGATACCAGACAGTATATGCCAAAAATGAAGGCTCAGCAGCGGCACCTACAGCCGGATTGCATTTTACGAAGGAGCTGCTTGAAAAGATTAAAGAAAAAGGTGTTAATGTAGTCAGCATTACATTGCATGTTGGCCTCGGAACTTTCAGACCTGTGAAGGTTGATAAGATAGAGGAACACCATATGCACACGGAGACTTTTAATATATCTAAGGAAGCGGCAGATACAATTAACAGAACCAGAGCCGCAGGAGGACGTGTAATCGCAGTGGGAACCACAAGTTGCAGGACACTTGAGTCGGCAGCAGCGGATGACGGCACAATACCTGCCAGATCCGGAGACACGGATATTTTCATATATCCGGGCTACAAATTTAAGGCTATTGACTGCCTTATTACTAATTTTCATCTTCCTGAATCAACGCTGATAATGCTTGTTTCGGCACTTGCAGGAAGAGATAATATTATGAACGCATATGAAACTGCAGTCAAAGAAAGATACAGATTTTTCAGTTTCGGTGATGCAATGTTTATCTGCTAGGAGGTTAATATGGACACTGGTAATCAGGAAAAAAGATGGGCAAAACGAATGGATATTGATGCCAGAATCAAGCTCAAGTCAGTTAAGAATAACAGAAATATCCACTTTGATGTTAATAAAGAAGAAATGGAAGTTGAGGTAACCAACATTTCCAAGGGCGGAATGGGATTTAAGACAGAAGAGTTTCTTCCTCTTAACTCATATTACGAAGCTAAGGTTGTATTATGGACAAGAGAAAGTTTTGACGCCATCATTGAAATTGTAAGAATGGAAAATGACGGAACTGATGAGAAGAATACATACGGATGCCGTTTTGTTGGCTTGAGTCCCGCAGAACAGTTTAAAATAGACGTATATCAGATTGTCAGTGAGACATCATTTAATTGACATGGTAATAATGCTGTGTTAAAATCACATCAGTAAAAGGCTTAGAAGGTGCATAGTAGGTGACCTTGCGGTTTAACAGAGATGATATGTCATTGGCTGAGAACATATTTTATACTATGGAAGCTGAATTTTCACACCGGAGCCGTATCTTTGAAGTACGTAGTATGTGTAGGAGATAACGTTGATGCGCGTTAAGCATATAAGAGCGTCTGCATTGCAGGAACTATGGGTGGTACCGCGGAATTTTTCGTCCCAGTTCAGAATATTCTGGACCGGGACTTTTTTTATACAGATTCCGGATTCAGAGAAAAAAATGGAGGTAAATCTTTTTATGAATGAAAGATTAGAAAACATCAGACAGGAAATATCAGATGGTGTTAAATCATTAACTAATTCAAAGGAAGTATATGAATTCAAGAAAAAATATATGGATTCAAAAGCAGGCAAAATAGGCCAGCTTATGAAAGAAATGAAAAATATACCGCCTGAGGAAAGGGCAGCCTTCGGTAAGGGCGTCAACGAACTTAAAGAGTGGGCACTTAATAAGTTCGGCGAAATTGATTCAAAGATGAAGGAACTTGAACTGAAAATTAAATACAAATCAGAAAAGATAGACGTAACAATGCCTGCAAAGAAAATTGAGACAGGTAATCTTCATCCTATAACACAGATGAAAAATGAACTTATAGATGTATTCGCAGGTATGGGTTTTGAAATTTATGAGGGAACAGAAATTGAGAATGATTATTATAATTTTACAGCCCTCAATACA
Proteins encoded:
- the lepB gene encoding signal peptidase I; the encoded protein is MNNNNETEDIEYLDIDLDESETEFMVDSSNDNSEEIKKYNAEKKRHIVKEIFTYVMIIAIAFGIAFILNKFIIINAHVPSSSMESTINTGDKLIGFRLAYLFKEPERGDVVIFRYPDDESQIFIKRVIGLPGDKIEIADGRLIINGEAMVEDYVKEPMTGSFGPYEVPEGCYFMLGDNRNISQDSRYWKNTYVSRKNILAKAWFRYSPSFTKIQ
- the queA gene encoding tRNA preQ1(34) S-adenosylmethionine ribosyltransferase-isomerase QueA produces the protein MDLKAFNYDLPEELIAQDPLEDRSSSRLMVLHKDTGRIEHKIFRDIIDYLNPGDCLVINDTKVIPARLMGIKEDTGAAIEVLLLKRNADDVWECLVKPGKKARTGARIVFGEGLLVGEIVDVIEDGNRMIKFHYEGIFEEILDKLGQMPLPPYITHKLQDKNRYQTVYAKNEGSAAAPTAGLHFTKELLEKIKEKGVNVVSITLHVGLGTFRPVKVDKIEEHHMHTETFNISKEAADTINRTRAAGGRVIAVGTTSCRTLESAAADDGTIPARSGDTDIFIYPGYKFKAIDCLITNFHLPESTLIMLVSALAGRDNIMNAYETAVKERYRFFSFGDAMFIC
- a CDS encoding PilZ domain-containing protein, which gives rise to MDTGNQEKRWAKRMDIDARIKLKSVKNNRNIHFDVNKEEMEVEVTNISKGGMGFKTEEFLPLNSYYEAKVVLWTRESFDAIIEIVRMENDGTDEKNTYGCRFVGLSPAEQFKIDVYQIVSETSFN